One window of the bacterium genome contains the following:
- a CDS encoding TIGR04076 family protein, whose amino-acid sequence MSVEIPRCRITVLKRNLYRDLAEEYLDDSCKDIGPCELFEDGQEFVIDPAAPPPEGFCSWAWADIRKDMFTVAYGAHVSGIKQPGTVLTGCTDWFRPVIFKVERLG is encoded by the coding sequence ATGAGCGTCGAAATCCCTCGATGCAGGATCACCGTTTTAAAGCGTAACCTCTACCGGGACCTGGCCGAAGAGTACCTCGACGATTCTTGTAAAGACATCGGCCCGTGCGAGCTTTTCGAGGACGGCCAGGAATTCGTAATCGACCCGGCGGCGCCGCCGCCCGAAGGTTTCTGTAGCTGGGCGTGGGCGGATATTCGCAAGGATATGTTTACCGTGGCGTACGGCGCCCACGTCTCCGGCATCAAACAACCCGGGACCGTTCTTACCGGGTGTACGGATTGGTTCAGGCCGGTGATCTTTAAAGTGGAGAGGCTCGGCTAA